The Solibacillus sp. FSL R7-0668 genome includes the window TTGTACCAGGCTATATCGAGCACGAAATTATTAATGAAAACGAATCAACTTGGGCTTTCAAAGGCGATTTAGGCTTCATGAAAAAAACAGTAAAGCTTAAAATTGATATTAGAGAGTGGAATGAGCCATCAGGCGTTATATTCGACTTAACAGGAATGTCTGATAACTTTAAAGGCGGCGGCTACTTCAAAGCCGAAGCGATTAGCGATACGGAAACAACAATGACAGGGAACTTAGATATCACTGCAGGTGGTATGATGGGTCCAATGATCAATCAAATTTTAGTGAAATTCGTACCACAAACAGCGGAAGAATTAACAGACGCGATTGTAGCGAAATTAATTGAAGTAAATAAAGTCGAAATTTAATCGTTAAGCTTGAAACCCCTACAACGAGTGTACTAGTCGTTGTAGGGGTTTTATTTATGTATCTAATTGCAAATAATTTAAGATCATCTTTTTCACGTCAAGTAATTGTTCTTTCGTCGGACTTGTGATGATTTCATAAGGCATGAAGCTTGTAAATGCCTGCTTTTTTACGGCAATCCCAAATAAATTCATCATCGTCTGAGCCGTTATATGAGCAGCTGGCGCAAGTGTAATCGAACCATCCTCTTGTCCTTGTAGCAATGCCAAATGAATGCAGCGATTAACCTGCATATAGGCATTTCGAATATCCGTAATCAAGGCCTCATCGATCGGATTATACGTGGCATAGTACTCAAAATTCTCTAAAATCGTTACGGCTTCGCGGTTAGCAGAAAACAGATAATCAATATAGGCATTTAAAATGTCCTCCATTTTCTCAAAGCCCGTTTTATTTGAGCGCGTAATGGCTTCAAAGCGTGGCTGCATCTTTTCAATAATTTCAATAATAATTTCAATAATTAATAATTCCTTCTTCGGAAAATAACGAAATAATGTGGCGACACCAACATGAGCTTCATCGGCAATTTTTTGCATTGTTGTGCGCTCGAAGCCATGTTCAGTAAATAGCTTTTTGGCCGCTTGAAGCATTTGCTGGCGTTTTAGTTGTTTTGCATGCAAAAAAATCCCCCCAATAGTGTTCCTTTCATCATACAGAAAACAACTAAAATATGGAATGGTACAAATGAAAAAACCGCAAGCGCTATAATAGTAGCACTTGCGGTGAATAAGCCATGATCGGGTAGCGATTAATAAACGCTACTACTGTTTTTGTATGGGTTTGAAAGATCCATACCTTCTAATGATAGCCCCATTGCTTTTGCGACACCTTCACCATATGCTGGATCAGCTAAGTAGCAGTGTAAGATATGGCGACGTTTGATGAATTCCTCTACACCATTCATTTCAGCAGCTGTTGTTTCGAATAAACGTTGTTGCTGCTCCGGCGTTTGAAGACGGAATAATTTCCCGGGCTGTTCAAAGTAGTTATCATCATCTTGACGGTAATCATAGATGTCAGCTGGGCCATCAAGCGCTAATGCAGGGTCTTTGTATTGAGATTGTCCTTGTAATGCACCGTAGCTATTTGGATAATACGTAACTGCTGAACCGCGGTTACCATCCGCACGACCAGCACCATCACGATGATAAACCATGAATGGGCATTTTGGTGTGTTAACTGGAATTTGGTGGTGATTCACACCTAAACGGTAACGAGTCGCATCTTGGTAAGCGAATAAACGCGCTTGTAACATGCGGTCTGGTGAGAATGAGATACCAGGTACCACATTAGATGGCGCGAATGCCGCTTGCTCAACATCAGCGAAGTAGTTCTCTGGGTTGCGGTTTAATTCGAATTCACCTACTTCGATTAATGGGAATTCAGATTTGAACCAAACCTTAGTTAAATCGAATGGATCGTCTCTGTGATTACGTGCTTGCTCTTCTGTCATCACTTGGATGTACATTTTCCATTTCGGGAAATCGCCCTTTTCGATTGCTTCGAATAAATCACGTTGAGAAGATTCGCGGTCTTTTCCGATTACTTCTGATGCTTCTGCACCTGTTAAGTTTTCGATGCCTTGCTGTGTGCGGAAGTGGAATTTTACATAAACGCGCTCGCCGGCAGCATTGATCATTGAATATGTGTGAGAGCCGAAGCCGTGCATTTTGCGGTAGCCATTTGGAATCCCGCGGTCAGACATAACAATTGTTACTTGGTGTAATGCCTCAGGTAATGAAGTCCAGAAATCCCAGTTAGAGTTGGCGTTGTGCATATTCGTTTTAGGATCACGCTTTACAACGTGGTTTAAGTCTGGGAAGTGTAATGGGTCTCGGAAGAAGAATACAGGCGTGTTATTCCCAACCATATCCCAGTTCCCTTCTTCAGTGTAGAATTTTAAAGAGAAGCCACGGATATCGCGCTCAGCATCCGCCGCACCACGCTCACCAGCTACTGTAGAAAAGCGGGCGAACATGTCTGTTTTCTTCCCAACCTCTGAGAAAATCGCTGCTTTTGAATACTTTGTAATATCATGCGTCACCGTAAATGTACCGAATGCGCCAGAACCTTTTGCGTGCATACGACGCTCAGGAATCACTTCACGGTTGAAGTTTGCTAATTTCTCAATTAAAAATACATCTTGTAATAAAACTGGACCACGACGGCCAGCTGTTTGTACATCATCATTTGATACGACTGGAGCACCAGTAATCGTTGTTAAACGTTCATTTGTCATAAGTAAGTTTCCCCCTAAATAAAATTAATTTTGAAAAACTCTTCGTAAACAATCATAACAAATCTAAATCATAATTGCTACCACATTATAATAATTCTTTTTAAGGAATTTTTATATTAAGATAGTAATTATATATTATAGTGCTTATTTGCGCGTTTAATCTAGTTATAAAACGCCAATTTTACTAATACCCGTAGTATTTATCTCGTAAACCTTTTGATTAGCCACATTATTTTTATTTTAAAAGGACAGTAAATTATAGAATATTGAATGACTTATCGAGGTTTCTACTATACTGATAATGAAAATAGATGAGGATAATTGAAAATGTCATGTCCAATTTTTGGTTGAATCCGTATCTTTTCTGTGACAACTGTTGAAAGCGGGAGAGTTATTCGGTTCTATCCTATATAATGATGGGCGAGTATATCGTGAGAAAGGAAAGCATTATGCAATTAACGTTAACATTTATTATTTTAGGGCTGACTATCCTATTGTTTACAACAAATCGTATACGGGCAGATCTTGTTGCGATTATGGCACTATTAGCATTTGTTGTGTTAAATATTTTAACGCCTCAGGAAGCGCTGGCAGGATTTTCGAATTCTGTAGTCATTATGATTGCCGGGCTATTTGTAGTGGGCGCCGGTATTTTACGTACAGGACTCGCGGGTATGGCGGGAAATCTCCTATTAAAGTGGTCGGGTGATAGTGAATTACGCTTATTTATTTTGTTATTAGTCATCGTGGCAACAGTAGGGGCGTTCATGAGTAATACAGGAACGGTGGCGCTCATGCTACCGATTGTTGTATCGATTGCGCTTAGCATTAAGGTGAGCCCGTCGAAGTTTTTAATGCCACTTTCCTATATTGCCAGTATGTCTGGACTGATGACATTAATTGCTTCACCGACAAACTTAATCGCATCTCAAACATTAGTCGATCATGGCTTTGAAAAGCTAGGATTTTTTACGATTACACCGATTGGCATTATTGCAACGATTACCGTCATCATCTATTTAGTTTTAGTGCGCAATACATTGCTACCAAATGAAGAAAATCGTTCGCAAACGAGTGCAGGCTATAAATTATCACCTAAAAAATTAGCGAAAGAATATGATTTACAGGATAAGCTTTTCCGCATTGTTGTCAGTGAAGACGCAACGATTATGGATCAAAAGCTGGCCGATTTGAAATTACCTGCAACCTACCATATTTACGTGATGAAAATTAAGCGTGGTGCTGCACAGGAGGGGATTAATTTACGCCCAATGACGTACCAAGAACTTGCTGGTCCTGCTAGTGTGATTTACGCGGGGGACGAGTTGTATGTTCAAGGATTAGCACAGGATGTGGAGCGCTTTGCACAGGATTTTTCCCTAACGATTCAACCATTTGAAGATAATGTCGAGGAACTAGTTTCGAAAAATATTGGCGTCGCGGAAATTTTATTGACCCCCCAATCCCGTTTGATCGGCGAAACGGTGAGTAAAATTGGCTTCCGTGAAAAGTATAATCTCAATATTTTAGGAATTAACCGTAAAGGGGATTATTTACTAAAAAACATGGCTGAGCAAAGATTGCGTTTCGGGGATGCAATTTTAGTGCAAGGTACATGGGATGAAATTGAATTATTATCACGCGAAACACAGGATGTTGTCGTTGTCGGACAGCCGCGTGAGCAAGCGGGAGCCGCAGCCGCAAGCGGAAAAGCGCCAATTGCGGGTCTGATTATGCTATTCATGATTGGCCTAATGGTGTTTGAAGTATTTGATGCGGTGATCGCGGTACTGATTGGCGCGGTCTTAATGATCATTACAGGCTGTCTACGCAATATGGATGATGCTTATAGTAAGGTGAACTTTGAAAGCATCGTGCTTGTAGCGGCAATGCTCCCAATGGCCACAGCGCTTGAAAATACAGGGGGCATGACCATTTTAGCAGATGGCATTATTCATCTGCTTGGTGATTTCGGCCCATACGGTGTCTTAATGGGCATTTATATTTTAACCGTTGTCTTCGGGCAGTTTGTTAGTAATACGGCAACAGCTGTATTATTTTCACCTATCGCGATTACAGCAGCACTCGCAATGGATGCCAACCCGTATACCTTTATGATTGGCGTGGCAACTGCGTCAAGTATGGCCTTTGCTACCCCGATTGCATCGCCAACGAACTCACTTGTCTTAACAGCAGGTGGCTATAAATTTATGGATTTCGTCAAGGTCGGTGTGCCACTACAAATCATTATGTTTATTGTCATGATGATTGCCGTGCCACTACTGTTTCCGTTTTAATTACTTCAACTTGAGTTATGGGTATTTATGGGGATTCGCAAATATCCGTAGAAAATCGCAAATATCTCATGAATTTCGCAAATAAACTCCGGAAATCGCAAATATACCGTAAATATCGCAAATAAAATGAAAAAGTCGCAAATATAATTCACCGCCTCAGCTAAAATTTCGAGGCGGTTTTTTTCATGCCCATGCTCATGCCCGCAATAACAAAAGCCACTGATTACCGCTGCCGTTCCTTTTCCATTCGATAGCGATAGGGCGTGACATGATAATAGTCGCGAAACACTTTAATAAAATAATTGCTGTCTGAAAAGCCCACGGACTCGGCGATTGTTCCAATAGGAATGGTTGTTTCCAGCAATAATTTCGCCGCCTGTTGTACGCGAAATTGCTGTAAAAATTTTTTTAACGGGACCCCACGCTTTTTAGAAAACAACGTGCTTAAATAATTGGCGTTAATATTTAAATGCTGCGCAATCATTGTTAAAGAGAGCTCATTATTTTCATAACAAGACTCAATATATTCCACCGCTAGCTCCGCATAATTGGCAGAACGCGTTTGCTGCGCATCGAATTTAATTTGAATCAATTGCTGTGTGAATAAAATAAATTCTTGCACAATGGTATATAAAATGGGATGTTCCAATATTAAATGAAATAATGCCCGGTACTGTGTTTCCATTTTGGCTTGATGGTGTAAATGATATTTCAGCATAAAGCGTCGAATTTGTGCTAGGATGCTTGTCAAATGAATGCGCACCTCATCTTGAGAGTAATAGCGATGCGGTGCCGTCAATTTATATAAAAACTGCTTCACCGCAGTTAAATTGCCCTCCTCTAAAGAAGTAATCCAAAGCTGCTGTTCCTCAGGTGAAAGTAATGGATCCAAATGTGATAAAGAAATGGATTGGGAAGTTAAAAAGACATGCTCATAACCTTTGTAAAAGCGCTGTGTGAGTACTTCCTTTGCCTCGACATACATATCTCGTAAAGTGGCATCGGGCCCATCATAAATCGCGATATTTAAATACTCTTCGGTCATTGTATACCATTCCCGGATGACTAAGCGTAGGTTTTTAATGAGCTGGGCTTGCTCGTGTCCTGAAATTAAACATAAGATACGCTTTTGTAATGGAAATGCTGTGAGTTGTGAAAAAATAGGTGACTGCATAAGCCAGTGATAAAGCTGTAAATTGGAATCAAAATTAGAAGGCTCGATTAAAATAAATTTTGATTGTGCCGACTGAATAATTTCCGGTGAATTTAAAAATAAATCAACGTACAGTTGAGCATCTTGTTGTACAGAATTCGTAAACGGAACGGTACTTTCAAGAGCTGGTAACGTCATCAGCGTCGACTTTAACTGCTCTAAAGGAATCGGCTTCACAAATAATTGCTTTGCTTGCAGCGAGATGGCCTTCATCGCATGCTGAAAAATCGGTTGTGCGGTAAAACAAATAATGTGAAGGGCTCGGTTTTTTAGTAGCTTCTCCACATATGCATTGACAAGTGTCACATCAATCATCAAAATTGTTGGCTCAAATGAATAAAGCATTTGTTCTAAATCCATTACATCCGTAATCCCCGAAAATTGCATGCCACTTGAAAAATAATTTTTTAAATACCACTCAATCCCTTGTATTTCAGCTTGGTCACGCTCCAATAGTAAAATTCGCATTCTAACATCCCACCTTATAAAAATACTATTTCGTATAAAATTACTATTAATAATTAAAAAACATCTTATTCCTATATAAATTTACTATAACGACATGGTTTTTTCTATTTATTCTAAATAAAAAGAAATTTATAGTGGAACAAAGGGGTGGGAAAATGACAAATTATCAACAGGAGCAAAATCAAGAGGTTGGAAAAGTCGAAAAATCCGAATTGTCTTTATTTGTGAAAATGATTATTTGTAGTTTCATTGGTATTTTTAGTTTCTTTGTTTCATTTGAATGGAATGGCAAGAAAACCATCTTAGTTGATCACGTTGTTAGTGCTTTTTCTACGTACATGCCGGTTCTAGTAAATGGCTATGTTTTAATTTTACTTGTGCTTGGCGCGGTCTATCCATTTGTCACGAAAAAATGGAAAACCTCATCTGTAACAATGGTGCTCTCTATTTTTAAGATTGGTGGACTTGTAGCAGGGGTTATGCTTATTTTCGGTTTTGGTCCAGCTTGGTTATTTAATCCAGATATCGGTCCGTTTTTATTAGAAAAATTAATTAAGCCTGTTGGGTTAGTAATTCCGATTGGCTCTGTATTTTTAGCCTTACTGGTTTGTTACGGACTGCTTGAGTTTATAGGCGTGCTTATGCAGCCAATTATGAAGCCTGTTTTCAGAACACCAGGTCGCTCAGCAGTAGATGCGGTCGCTTCATTTGTAGGGAGTTATTCGGTCGGTTTAATTTTAACGAACCGAGTGTATAAAGAAGGGAAATATACAGCGCGTGAGGCGGCCATTATTGCGACGGGCTTCTCCACAGTATCGGCAACATTTATGGTCATTGTCGCAAAAACACTTGATTTAATGGAGCATTGGAATGCGTTTTTCTGGGTAACGCTCGTTGTGACATTTATTGTAACAGCAATTACAGCACGTATTTATCCATTAAACAAAATAAAAAATGAATATTATGAGGATGCGATACCACAGCCGGAAAAAGTAGTAACGAAAGATCGCTTGAAAACGGCTTGGGCAGAAGCGGTGGAGGGAGCAGCTGCTAATCCTTCATTAGGAAAGAACCTATATATACATTTGAAGGATGGCTTGGTCATGGCGATGGGGGTCATTCCTTCGATTTTATCAATTGGATTATTAGGCTTGGTTCTTGCTACGTATACGCCATTATTTGATTGGCTAGCGTATATTTTCGCGCCATTTACGTACCTCCTGCAAGTTCCAGAGCCGATGCTTGCTGCAAAAGCAATGTCTGTATCTATTGCTGAAATGTTTTTACCGGCAGTCATTGTTGCAAGTGCCGATATGGTGACAAAGTTTATCATTGCGGTGATTTCGATTTCGGCAATCTTATTCTTCTCAGCGGTAATACCAGTCATTTTATCAACGGATATCCCACTAACGATTCGTCAAATGATCATCGTTTGGTTTGAGCGTGTGGTGCTGACATTAATTATCGTCACGCCAATAGCATTTCTACTATTTTAGGCGCTTTAGCTTAGAAGTCTTGTAAATAATGATACTTTTTTATCTATTAAAAGGAGCGATTTCAATGTTTAAAACAAATATTCGAGCACCAAGAGGAACTGAATTAACATGTAAAGGGTGGACACAAGAGGCAGCAATGCGTATGCTAATGAACAATTTAGACCCAGAAGTAGCCGAAAATCCAGATGAGTTAGTCGTGTATGGCGGGATTGGTAAGGCGGCACGTGATTGGGAAAGCTTTGAAAAATTAATTGAAACACTAAAAAATTTAGAAAATGATGAGACAATGCTTGTACAATCGGGGAAGCCTGTTGCGGTATTTAAAACACATGAAAATGCCCCTCGCGTACTAATTGCCAACTCCAATTTAGTACCAGGCTGGGCGAATTGGGATCATTTCTATGAGTTAGAAGAACGCAACTTAATGATGTATGGTCAAATGACAGCGGGCTCATGGATTTATATCGGCGCGCAAGGTATTTTACAAGGAACATATTTAAGCTTTGTAGAAGCAGGGAAAAAGAAATTTGGCACAGCTGATTTACGTGGGAAGTTTATATTAACAGGTGGTATGGGCGGTATGAGTGGCGCACAACCACTAGCTGGAAAAATGGCAGGTGCCGTTATTTTAGTTGTCGAAGTCGATCGAACGCGCATCGAACGCAAAATGAAAGAGGGTTACTGTGATTATCTTGTCGAAACAGTGGATGAAGCGGTGGAATTAGTCGGAAAATTAACGGCTGATAAAACACCGGCATCAATCGGTTTAGTTGGCAACTGTGCCGATGTTAACCGCGAGCTATTAAATCGTGGCATTATCCCAGATTTCGTAACAGACCAAACTTCAGCACATGACCCAATTAACGGCTATGTACCAAATGGAATGACGCTACAAGAAGCGTTAGAGCTACGCAAATCAGATGTCAAAACATATGAGCGCCGTGCAAAAGAAACGATGGCGGAGCATGTGCGTACAATGCTTGAATTCCAAGAAGCAGGTGCAGAAACATTTGATTACGGTAATAATATTCGTGCTTATGCAAAGGAAATGGGTGTTGAAAATGCCTTTGATTTCCCTGGCTTCGTACCAGCCTATATCCGTCCATTATTCTGCGAAGGAAAAGGACCATTCCGCTGGGCAGCATTATCGGGAGACCCTGAGGATATTTATAAAACAGATCAGCTTGCGAAGGAAATGTTTGCAGAGGATGAAGGCTTAGTCAACTGGATTGATATGGCACAAAAAATGGTGAAGTGGCAAGGTTTACCTGCGCGTATTTGCTGGTTGGGCTATGGGGATCGTCACCGCTTTGCATTAAAAGTTAATGAAATGGTCGCAAACGGTGAATTAAAAGCGCCAATTGTATTTGGGCGTGATCACTTAGATTCGGGTTCTGTTGCATCGCCGAACCGCGAAACAGAAGGCATGATGGATGGTTCAGATGCGGTATCAGACTGGCCGTTATTGAACGCATTAGTCAATACAGCAGGAGGCGCAAGCTGGGTAAGTATTCATCATGGTGGTGGGGTTGGCATGGGCTATTCACAACATGCTGGTCAAGTGTTAGTAGCAGATGGTACACAGCTAGCAGCAGATAAAATTAATCGCGTATTAGTAGCAGATCCAGGGATGGGCGTTGTACGTCACGCGGATGCAGGCTATGAAATCGCAATTCGTACAGCAAAAGAAAAAGGCGTTCATATGCCAATGTTAAAAGGATGATGAATCGTGGCAATTTTAATTAAACATGCAAATGAAGTCATTACGATGCAGTCTGATGTAAAAGGGCCTCGTCGAAAAGAACAGATGAGTGAGCTTGGATTGCTGAAGGATGTATGTGTGCTTTTAGATGGCGAGCGAATTGTTATGATGGCACCACTTGAAGAACTTGAAGCATCCTTTCCGCACTTAGTACAAAGTGCGGAAGTGATTGATGCCACTGGGAAAATTGTGATACCAGGTCTTGTGGATTGCCATACACATTTAGTGCATGGCGGTACACGTGAGCATGAATTGAATATGCGCCTCGCTGGAAAAAGCTATATGGAAATTATGAATGCAGGTGGCGGCATTCATTACACAACAATGAAAACGCGTGAGGCAAGCTTTGATGAACTGTATGAAAAAACATATAATCATTTAAATAATTTTTTACGTCACGGTATTACAACGGTTGAGGCAAAGTCAGGCTACGGCATGAATTGGGAAACTGAGCTAAAGCAGCTAGAGGTTGTGAAAAAGTTACAACAAGAGCATCCTGTTGACGTCGTGTCTACATTTATGGGCGCGCATGCCGTTCCAAAAGAATATAAAGGCAATGAAGACACATTTGTCAAAATTTTAATCGAAGACATGATTCCAAAGGTTGCCGAGCTTGGCTTAGCCGAATTTAATGATGTGTTTTGTGAGAAGGGTGTTTTCACGCCAGAGCAATCCCGCCGCATTTTAGAAGCGGGGAAAGCTTATGGGTTAACACCAAAAATTCACGCCGATGAAATTGAGCCGTATGAGGGCGCGGAATTAGCTGCGGAAGTAGGGGCGATTTCTGCAGAGCATTTACTCGTTGCTTCAGATGAAGGAATTGAGGCGATGGCAAAGGCCGGAACGATTGCCGTGCTATTACCGGGAACAGCCTTTTTCCTACGCGCACCGTATGCAAGAGGACGCTTGATGGTAGATAGTGGTGTACCCGTTGCCATCTCGACGGACTTTAATCCGGGTTCATCCCCTACAATTAGCTTGCCGTTTGTGCAAAATTTGGCTTGTATGAATATGGGCATGACAATGGAAGAGGTGCTGTGTGCGACCACGATTAATGCCGCTTATGCCATCAATCGTGGCGATCAAGTAGGGTCATTAGAGCAAGGAAAACAGGCAGATCTTTTAATTTTAGATGTGCCGAACTATAAGCAACTGCAATATTTTTACGGCATGAATCATACGGATACGGTCATTAAGGCAGGGCAAGTGGTTGTGAAAGGTGGGCAGCTACTGTGAGCGAGTTATTTGTAACGCCTAGTGTGACGTGGAATCGTACGTTGCATGAGGATATGAAGGTAAAAGACTGGATTGAGCCCAGCTTCGGGGAATTCCCAGAAGCTGTGGATGTTGTGCTAATAGGTATTCCATTATCACGCTCCTCCATCAGTGCATCAGCAGCGTCTGAGTATCCTGATTTTTTCCGTAAAGCATGGCACCTATTTACAACCTATTCCATCGATGAAAACGTTGATTTCCGAGAACTACGCGTTGCAGATGTAGGCGATGTGAAAATGCACGGCACGAATATTTTGCAGTGCCATGCTAATATTGAGGCAGCGATGGGTGAGGTGCTAACAGCTTGCCCAAACCGCTTTTACGTACAAATCGGAGGCGACCATTCGATTACAGCACCTATTATTCGCGCATTTCAACTACATACTGACAAACGAATTGGCATCTTACAATTCGATACGCATTTAGATTTGCGTGCAACGGATTCGGATGGTCCAACAAACGGCACGCCAATTCGTCAGTTGCTTGATGCGGGTGTGGTGCGCGGTGAGGACGTTTATAATATTGGACTTCACGGCTTTTATAATGCGCCGAGTTTAATTCTTGCAGCGGATCATTATGGGGTGAACCGAATTACATTGAAAGAAATGCGTCGTAAAGGTGCGGAAACGTTGATACGTGAAGTGATGGCCGAGCTTGCTGCGAAGGTCGATATTGTTTACGTAACGGTTGATATGGATGTACTGGATATTGCCTATGCACCAGGAGTTCCGGCTTCTACACCAGGTGGGATGCGCAGCGATGAGCTATTCGATTTATTATTTGAAGTTGGAAAATATGACATTGTGCGTGGCATGGACTTTGTTTGTCTTGATCCGCACCGCGACACGCGCGAGCAACAGACTGTAAAGGTGGGCGTGTATGCATTTTTACAGGTGATGCTGTCGCGATTTATGCATATAAAATAATTACAATGGGTGTAAGAGGGTTCGTGCTCTCTTACACTTTTTTATTAGTTCCGCCATCAAATTTTGTATAATAAAATCAATGTAAATGTAGAGGTGACCCAGCATGAATTTACTCATGAAAAATGTAAGACTTGAAATTGGCTATCGATTTGAAGATGGAGAAGTCATCGCAACCAATACCGAGCTCATGGATATTTTAATTGAAGATGGGGTTTTCAAGAAGATTGAAAAGCAACTAAACCCATCTGAACATGTCCCAATATTGGATGCAAAGGGCAGGCTATTATTACCATCCTTAAAGGATATGCATATTCATTTAGATAAAACGTATTACAGCGGGCCGTGGCAAGCACCGACAATCGCTAAAAAGGGCATTTGGACGCGAATTGAAGAAGAACAGCAGCTTTTACCGAAACTGCTTCCAGTAATGGTGGAGCGAGCGCAGGCGATTATTGAGCTACTCATTCAAAACGGTCATACGCATATTCGAACGCATTGCAATGTTGACCCGCAAATCGGTACAAAGCATGTTGAACTATTAATCGAACTTTTGCAGAGCTATCGCGACAAAATCACTTACGAACTTGTGGCATTTCCACAGCATGGTTTATTGCATTCACAAGTTGAATCACAATTGCAGCAGGCGCTTCAAATAGGCGCAACACATATTGGTGGACTTGACCCTGCAACTGTCGATCAAGACATCAATCGCTCGTTAGAAACGATGGTCCGTTTAGCACATGAAGCAGATAAGGGAATCGATATCCATTTGCATGATGGAGGCACATTAGGAGAGTATGAAATTCATCGTCTGATGGATTATTTAGAGCACTATAAATTTAAAAACGAAGTCACAATTAGTCATGCCTTTGCGTTAGCAGATATTTCAGCTGCTTCTTTAGAAAAGCTGATGCACCGAATGAAGGCGCATGCTATTAATATTGCAACAACCGTACCATTTGGACAAAACCGCCCGACCATACCCATTTTTTATTTAGCCAATGCAGGAATTGATGTGGCAGTCGGTCATGATAGCTTAACGGATCATTGGTCACCATTTGGCACAGGTGATACCGTTGAAAAGCTCAAAATTTTAGCGGAGCGCTTTTATTGTAGTGATGAACGTCGACTAGGCCAATGCTGGAAGTTTGGTTCTGGAAACATAACACCATTAACCGAGCAAGGTGAGCTACACTGGCCGAAAGTGGGAGATGAAGCGAATGCTTTGTTAATTGATGCAGTCAGTAGTGCACATGCGATTGCACGAAACGGTTCAATTGACTATGTGTTGTTTAAGGGGAATGTGACATTTGAAAAATGATGAGGAGGAGGGCTCTTGCAGCTCTCTTTTTTATAGGCATAAAGAATAATAATTCAAAAAATCTGAAACTTACATAGCAACCTTGCGTATAGAAAAGAAGGGAGAGGATGCACATGCTTAAACGGAATTTATTAATCGCATTAATGGGTGCATTAGTTGTACATATCGCTTATTTTTCCGTGCAGCTATGTATCAGCATCGTTAAAACATTTTTCTATCAGCCTCAATTTGCACTGAGTGATGTCGCATTGCAATCTGAAGTGAGCTTTGGTTTTGTGATGCATGATGCGCCATTGATTTTGATTTTGAGTTACTTTATTGTCGCAAGTTTATTATTTGCAGCACTACATAC containing:
- a CDS encoding SLC13 family permease, translating into MQLTLTFIILGLTILLFTTNRIRADLVAIMALLAFVVLNILTPQEALAGFSNSVVIMIAGLFVVGAGILRTGLAGMAGNLLLKWSGDSELRLFILLLVIVATVGAFMSNTGTVALMLPIVVSIALSIKVSPSKFLMPLSYIASMSGLMTLIASPTNLIASQTLVDHGFEKLGFFTITPIGIIATITVIIYLVLVRNTLLPNEENRSQTSAGYKLSPKKLAKEYDLQDKLFRIVVSEDATIMDQKLADLKLPATYHIYVMKIKRGAAQEGINLRPMTYQELAGPASVIYAGDELYVQGLAQDVERFAQDFSLTIQPFEDNVEELVSKNIGVAEILLTPQSRLIGETVSKIGFREKYNLNILGINRKGDYLLKNMAEQRLRFGDAILVQGTWDEIELLSRETQDVVVVGQPREQAGAAAASGKAPIAGLIMLFMIGLMVFEVFDAVIAVLIGAVLMIITGCLRNMDDAYSKVNFESIVLVAAMLPMATALENTGGMTILADGIIHLLGDFGPYGVLMGIYILTVVFGQFVSNTATAVLFSPIAITAALAMDANPYTFMIGVATASSMAFATPIASPTNSLVLTAGGYKFMDFVKVGVPLQIIMFIVMMIAVPLLFPF
- a CDS encoding helix-turn-helix transcriptional regulator; protein product: MRILLLERDQAEIQGIEWYLKNYFSSGMQFSGITDVMDLEQMLYSFEPTILMIDVTLVNAYVEKLLKNRALHIICFTAQPIFQHAMKAISLQAKQLFVKPIPLEQLKSTLMTLPALESTVPFTNSVQQDAQLYVDLFLNSPEIIQSAQSKFILIEPSNFDSNLQLYHWLMQSPIFSQLTAFPLQKRILCLISGHEQAQLIKNLRLVIREWYTMTEEYLNIAIYDGPDATLRDMYVEAKEVLTQRFYKGYEHVFLTSQSISLSHLDPLLSPEEQQLWITSLEEGNLTAVKQFLYKLTAPHRYYSQDEVRIHLTSILAQIRRFMLKYHLHHQAKMETQYRALFHLILEHPILYTIVQEFILFTQQLIQIKFDAQQTRSANYAELAVEYIESCYENNELSLTMIAQHLNINANYLSTLFSKKRGVPLKKFLQQFRVQQAAKLLLETTIPIGTIAESVGFSDSNYFIKVFRDYYHVTPYRYRMEKERQR
- a CDS encoding CoxG family protein, whose translation is MPAGTHSVAVPLDINTIWEFVKDMNNWAPLVPGYIEHEIINENESTWAFKGDLGFMKKTVKLKIDIREWNEPSGVIFDLTGMSDNFKGGGYFKAEAISDTETTMTGNLDITAGGMMGPMINQILVKFVPQTAEELTDAIVAKLIEVNKVEI
- a CDS encoding catalase, which gives rise to MTNERLTTITGAPVVSNDDVQTAGRRGPVLLQDVFLIEKLANFNREVIPERRMHAKGSGAFGTFTVTHDITKYSKAAIFSEVGKKTDMFARFSTVAGERGAADAERDIRGFSLKFYTEEGNWDMVGNNTPVFFFRDPLHFPDLNHVVKRDPKTNMHNANSNWDFWTSLPEALHQVTIVMSDRGIPNGYRKMHGFGSHTYSMINAAGERVYVKFHFRTQQGIENLTGAEASEVIGKDRESSQRDLFEAIEKGDFPKWKMYIQVMTEEQARNHRDDPFDLTKVWFKSEFPLIEVGEFELNRNPENYFADVEQAAFAPSNVVPGISFSPDRMLQARLFAYQDATRYRLGVNHHQIPVNTPKCPFMVYHRDGAGRADGNRGSAVTYYPNSYGALQGQSQYKDPALALDGPADIYDYRQDDDNYFEQPGKLFRLQTPEQQQRLFETTAAEMNGVEEFIKRRHILHCYLADPAYGEGVAKAMGLSLEGMDLSNPYKNSSSVY
- a CDS encoding TetR/AcrR family transcriptional regulator, producing the protein MHAKQLKRQQMLQAAKKLFTEHGFERTTMQKIADEAHVGVATLFRYFPKKELLIIEIIIEIIEKMQPRFEAITRSNKTGFEKMEDILNAYIDYLFSANREAVTILENFEYYATYNPIDEALITDIRNAYMQVNRCIHLALLQGQEDGSITLAPAAHITAQTMMNLFGIAVKKQAFTSFMPYEIITSPTKEQLLDVKKMILNYLQLDT